In Alkalihalobacterium alkalinitrilicum, a genomic segment contains:
- a CDS encoding HI0074 family nucleotidyltransferase substrate-binding subunit, whose product MTFELAWKVLKDYLEAEGFLVKSPIETIKQAFQIGLIEEGHVWMDALAKRNLTTHTYDEELARKFVSEITEKFLPVFKKMYEKLSEER is encoded by the coding sequence ATTACTTTTGAACTAGCATGGAAAGTGTTGAAGGATTACCTTGAGGCAGAAGGATTTCTCGTGAAAAGTCCTATAGAAACAATTAAACAGGCCTTTCAAATTGGCTTAATTGAAGAAGGGCATGTATGGATGGATGCCCTAGCCAAACGTAATTTAACTACTCATACTTATGATGAAGAATTAGCCAGAAAGTTTGTCAGTGAAATCACTGAGAAATTCTTACCTGTCTTTAAGAAAATGTACGAAAAACTGTCAGAGGAACGATAA
- a CDS encoding GntR family transcriptional regulator, producing MTGFNLKPIEKEDTTKDKIYNQVKYAILNGKIDIQDSFTEVQLAASLNTSRTPVRAALQDLVKERLIVSIPRKGFEVREITVDEQKQIFLLRAAMEAEVVKKVAPNIKDHEIDLLKSINKEQQLAIQNNNSVRFIELDQHFHLNLVRFSGMTIIEEILQNLLNLSQLIGLRAVQKQGRFYDVLKEHENIILSLKKRDPNLAYQEMIQHLQNTNEILLQLDHSR from the coding sequence GTGACAGGATTTAATTTGAAACCAATAGAGAAAGAAGATACGACGAAAGACAAAATATACAATCAAGTAAAATATGCCATACTCAATGGTAAAATTGATATCCAAGATAGCTTTACTGAGGTGCAATTGGCTGCATCTTTAAATACTTCTAGAACTCCAGTAAGAGCAGCATTACAAGATTTGGTTAAAGAACGTCTAATTGTTAGTATTCCCCGTAAAGGCTTTGAAGTACGGGAGATTACTGTTGATGAACAGAAGCAAATCTTTCTCTTAAGGGCTGCTATGGAAGCAGAAGTCGTTAAAAAGGTAGCACCGAACATCAAAGATCATGAAATAGACTTGCTTAAAAGTATCAATAAAGAGCAACAGCTTGCCATTCAAAACAATAATAGTGTTCGCTTTATTGAGTTAGATCAACATTTTCATTTAAACTTGGTTAGGTTTTCAGGAATGACAATCATCGAAGAGATCCTTCAAAATCTTCTAAACTTGTCCCAGTTAATAGGTTTAAGAGCGGTTCAAAAACAAGGAAGATTTTACGATGTACTTAAGGAGCATGAAAACATTATTCTCAGTTTAAAGAAGAGAGATCCAAATTTGGCATATCAAGAAATGATTCAACATTTGCAAAACACCAATGAAATTTTGCTGCAGTTGGATCATTCCCGTTAA
- a CDS encoding TAXI family TRAP transporter solute-binding subunit, translating to MKKNSSFVSLALKMFAIVMMLVIVGCNSSNTSQSEGDTSSSTEAPAQSPGPIELKVASNNTQTSWYQFSVALSEVLKGSSPAMNVEVLPLAGGTGNVQILDQGEADFAVLFNVTSKWAMDGTVAYEEKYEDLRGIAGGLNDYFIGIIARADFLESNNIESISDIKEQEIPVRVITNPVGTLAEYSTRLTLEAYGLDYDMVESFGGNVELTSNDVIKSAFQNGQADLHILAMSKGHPVITEMALSTDLTVMAMEDEILNYLGEYGFSNSVFPADEFNGQDYDVNTAGMLAGYVTHKDLDEEIAYAITKAIIENKEALVNGHSSVADFDPSQAGNEEVIGVPLHPGAQRYYEEAGLLE from the coding sequence ATGAAAAAGAATAGTTCTTTTGTTTCATTGGCGTTAAAGATGTTTGCGATAGTAATGATGCTCGTTATCGTTGGGTGTAATAGTTCAAATACTTCTCAGTCAGAAGGTGACACAAGTTCATCTACAGAGGCTCCTGCTCAGTCGCCGGGGCCAATTGAATTAAAGGTAGCATCGAATAATACGCAAACCTCTTGGTATCAATTTAGTGTGGCTTTAAGCGAAGTATTAAAAGGGAGTTCGCCCGCAATGAATGTTGAGGTGTTACCTCTTGCAGGTGGTACGGGGAATGTACAAATTCTTGATCAAGGAGAGGCTGATTTTGCCGTACTTTTTAATGTGACCTCGAAATGGGCTATGGATGGAACGGTTGCATATGAGGAGAAATACGAAGACCTTCGTGGGATTGCTGGGGGTCTAAATGATTATTTTATTGGGATTATTGCTCGCGCTGACTTTTTAGAAAGTAACAACATTGAGTCTATTTCAGATATTAAAGAGCAAGAAATACCAGTTCGAGTCATTACAAATCCAGTTGGAACGTTAGCTGAGTACAGCACTCGACTAACTTTAGAAGCGTACGGATTAGATTATGACATGGTTGAGAGCTTTGGAGGGAATGTTGAGCTTACTTCTAATGATGTTATCAAATCTGCTTTCCAAAATGGGCAAGCTGATTTGCATATTTTAGCGATGTCAAAGGGACATCCTGTTATTACAGAAATGGCTTTATCCACAGACCTTACAGTCATGGCTATGGAGGATGAAATCTTAAATTACCTTGGCGAGTATGGCTTTTCTAACTCGGTTTTCCCAGCGGACGAGTTTAATGGACAAGATTATGATGTCAATACAGCTGGAATGCTAGCTGGATATGTTACTCATAAAGATTTGGACGAGGAAATTGCCTATGCGATTACAAAAGCGATCATTGAAAATAAAGAAGCTCTAGTGAATGGACATAGTTCAGTAGCAGACTTCGATCCGAGCCAGGCAGGGAACGAAGAGGTGATTGGAGTTCCATTGCATCCTGGAGCACAGCGTTATTATGAAGAAGCAGGTTTGCTAGAATAA
- a CDS encoding type II toxin-antitoxin system Phd/YefM family antitoxin, translating into MPEIRPIKDLRNTTEISELCHKIKEPLFITKNGYGDLVVMSMETYEKSLGKLELYQKLAEAEAQIKNGEELLDGEEVFKDLKKKHGRR; encoded by the coding sequence ATGCCTGAAATTCGTCCAATAAAGGATTTAAGAAATACAACAGAAATCTCTGAATTGTGTCATAAAATCAAGGAACCACTTTTTATTACGAAGAATGGTTATGGAGATTTAGTTGTTATGAGTATGGAAACATACGAAAAGTCTTTAGGGAAATTGGAATTATATCAAAAGTTAGCTGAAGCAGAGGCACAAATTAAAAACGGGGAAGAACTATTAGATGGGGAAGAAGTTTTTAAAGATCTAAAGAAAAAGCATGGTAGAAGATAA
- a CDS encoding DUF2848 family protein, whose translation MQFKVEDQLIEWTPQKVVIAGYTSKDQESLKKHIDELKEQLGVEPPKRVPMLYEVSNHLLQTNSVLTEVGNGGSGEAEVVLCDINGKWYVGLGSDHTDRSLEAVSVQKSKQVTAKPITDQLWPLETIEPYWDELVLESWVEVNGKEQLYQQGKLSEFMEPKQLLEIIQERGYFSSEIVIFCGTLPIVDGEFVSSRKFKARLYDPIKNRELTLAYEVEYLKDAEEV comes from the coding sequence ATGCAGTTTAAAGTTGAGGATCAGTTAATTGAGTGGACCCCGCAAAAAGTAGTCATTGCGGGATATACATCGAAGGATCAAGAATCGTTAAAAAAACATATCGACGAATTAAAAGAACAGTTAGGTGTTGAGCCCCCTAAAAGAGTACCAATGTTATATGAAGTTTCTAATCATTTATTGCAAACAAACTCCGTTCTAACAGAAGTAGGCAATGGCGGAAGCGGTGAAGCAGAAGTCGTGTTATGTGACATTAATGGGAAATGGTATGTCGGTTTAGGTAGTGATCATACCGATCGTTCTCTAGAGGCTGTATCCGTTCAAAAATCGAAGCAAGTAACGGCTAAACCAATAACCGATCAATTATGGCCTTTAGAAACGATTGAACCTTATTGGGATGAACTGGTGCTAGAAAGCTGGGTCGAGGTGAATGGAAAAGAGCAACTCTATCAGCAAGGTAAATTATCAGAATTTATGGAACCGAAACAATTATTAGAAATCATTCAAGAACGTGGTTATTTTAGCTCGGAAATCGTCATCTTTTGTGGAACGCTTCCAATCGTCGATGGAGAGTTTGTGTCAAGTAGAAAGTTTAAAGCTCGTCTATACGATCCTATAAAAAATCGTGAACTCACACTTGCTTATGAAGTTGAATACTTGAAAGATGCTGAGGAGGTATAA
- a CDS encoding DUF3100 domain-containing protein, giving the protein MSKERKNLWKDWRLHAIVLGIVLLTELIGTHQFSVGPGVILLLPMLYAIIIGLALYFTPIVKEKQSKNAEPLIVLGVTLLIAKIGVIIGPALPQIIAAGPALLLQEFGNLGTIFLALPIAVFLGLKRESIGMTHSVAREPNVGLIMDKFGFDSPEGRGVMSIYIFGTVFGAVFMGLISGFLATLTPLHPLSFAMASGIGSGSMMAAASGSLVAAFPGMEADIVAFAGASNLLSLSTGLYMSIFIGLPLTEKLYNVLTKRKQAKEDIQSGKGA; this is encoded by the coding sequence ATGTCGAAAGAAAGGAAAAATCTTTGGAAAGACTGGCGGTTACATGCGATCGTTCTTGGTATTGTGTTATTAACAGAGCTTATTGGAACTCACCAGTTTTCGGTTGGACCTGGAGTCATTTTATTATTACCTATGCTTTATGCTATTATTATCGGTCTTGCTTTATACTTCACGCCAATCGTTAAAGAAAAACAATCGAAGAATGCAGAACCGTTAATCGTCTTGGGGGTCACACTATTAATCGCGAAAATTGGGGTTATTATTGGTCCAGCATTACCTCAAATTATTGCGGCAGGTCCCGCGTTATTATTGCAGGAATTTGGAAATTTAGGGACGATCTTTTTAGCATTACCAATTGCGGTTTTCTTAGGGCTAAAGAGAGAAAGTATTGGGATGACCCACTCGGTTGCCCGTGAACCCAACGTTGGTCTGATTATGGATAAGTTTGGTTTTGACTCACCTGAAGGCCGCGGGGTCATGTCGATTTATATTTTCGGTACCGTATTTGGTGCTGTATTTATGGGACTGATTTCTGGATTTTTAGCCACGCTTACCCCTCTTCATCCGTTATCCTTTGCGATGGCATCGGGTATTGGTAGTGGAAGTATGATGGCAGCTGCGAGTGGATCGCTCGTTGCGGCATTCCCTGGCATGGAAGCGGATATTGTTGCATTTGCCGGTGCTAGTAACCTATTATCACTTTCCACTGGTCTTTATATGAGTATCTTTATTGGACTTCCTCTCACAGAAAAGTTATATAACGTATTGACGAAAAGGAAGCAGGCAAAAGAAGATATTCAATCAGGGAAGGGGGCGTAA
- a CDS encoding TRAP transporter permease — MLKKYLGFASIIAVFWSLFQLYQAGVDPLSAQVQRAIHVSFALALTFALVRRGENSRILFVRYFDYLLVFFALFSGAYVYKEAERIQSRIAFVSELTMIDYTVCIVIVLMVLEASRRTVGKAMTLLAAFFLIYAFAGPYFPGMLQHSGLSLKRMIETMYFSVEGVLGVPIGVATDYVFYFVLFAAFLELSGGGKLFIDLSLKATNRLRGGSSKAAIFASGGMGTISGSAVANVASTGVFTIPLMKKGGYSPKFSASIEALASTGGQLLPPIMGAAAFIMADTLGIPYTQIALAALIPAILYYAGLYVMVDLQAKKLGITANKELDAKKESIVNKLHLLLPLVLLLFLIFSGKTLQLSAFWAIVAVVAVSYFRKSTRMGPTAVLDALISVAKQAIQVSIPCAVAGIVVGVITHSGLGLKLSSLIVSLSLGISLLAVI; from the coding sequence GTGCTGAAAAAATATCTTGGCTTTGCTTCAATTATTGCTGTGTTTTGGTCGCTGTTTCAATTATACCAAGCTGGTGTTGATCCTCTATCAGCACAGGTGCAACGTGCGATTCACGTTTCCTTTGCATTAGCATTAACATTTGCATTAGTGCGAAGAGGTGAAAATTCTAGAATACTATTTGTTCGTTATTTTGATTATCTTCTCGTCTTTTTTGCTCTATTTAGCGGGGCTTATGTTTATAAGGAAGCAGAGAGAATTCAATCGAGAATTGCCTTTGTAAGTGAACTCACGATGATTGATTACACGGTCTGTATTGTCATCGTCTTGATGGTACTAGAGGCTTCTCGTCGAACCGTTGGGAAAGCAATGACGTTACTAGCAGCGTTTTTCCTTATCTATGCTTTTGCAGGACCTTATTTTCCAGGCATGCTGCAACATTCAGGCTTAAGCTTAAAACGAATGATAGAAACGATGTATTTCTCAGTTGAAGGTGTTTTAGGGGTACCGATTGGGGTCGCCACTGATTATGTCTTTTATTTTGTTCTTTTTGCAGCCTTTTTAGAGTTGTCAGGGGGAGGAAAGCTGTTTATCGATCTTTCTCTAAAAGCAACGAATCGATTGAGAGGTGGCTCCTCTAAAGCTGCTATCTTTGCGAGTGGTGGAATGGGTACGATCAGTGGTAGTGCTGTCGCCAACGTCGCTAGTACGGGAGTATTTACGATCCCTTTAATGAAAAAAGGAGGATACTCCCCAAAATTCTCTGCATCTATTGAAGCATTGGCTTCAACGGGTGGACAGCTTCTTCCACCGATTATGGGAGCTGCAGCCTTTATCATGGCTGATACGCTTGGGATCCCTTACACGCAAATTGCGTTAGCTGCATTAATTCCAGCTATTCTTTATTACGCAGGTTTGTATGTCATGGTAGATTTACAAGCGAAAAAGCTTGGAATAACGGCAAACAAGGAACTGGATGCTAAAAAAGAAAGCATTGTGAATAAATTACATCTTCTGCTTCCTCTTGTTCTTCTACTATTCTTGATTTTTAGTGGGAAAACACTACAGCTATCAGCGTTTTGGGCGATAGTTGCAGTTGTTGCCGTGAGTTATTTCCGTAAGTCGACAAGAATGGGACCGACGGCTGTTTTAGATGCCTTAATCAGCGTTGCAAAACAAGCAATCCAAGTGTCAATTCCATGTGCCGTCGCAGGAATCGTTGTTGGGGTGATCACCCATTCTGGATTAGGTTTAAAGTTGAGTAGTTTAATTGTTAGCTTGTCATTAGGCATTAGTTTACTTGCGGTCATTTGA
- a CDS encoding type II toxin-antitoxin system RelE/ParE family toxin, with product MVEDKYKIKLTPISYEDLDEIYDYIVNDLHNEVAADNLLDNIETNIMRLRDFPFSCSFVRNEILKDKGYRKLIVDNYIVFHQVREAEKEVVIMVYCTVNKSTKT from the coding sequence ATGGTAGAAGATAAATACAAAATTAAACTTACACCAATATCATATGAAGATCTTGATGAGATTTATGATTATATAGTTAATGACCTTCACAATGAAGTTGCAGCTGATAACCTTTTAGATAATATTGAAACAAATATCATGAGGCTCAGGGATTTCCCGTTTTCCTGTAGTTTTGTAAGAAATGAAATATTAAAAGACAAAGGTTATCGAAAGTTAATCGTTGATAATTACATTGTTTTTCATCAAGTCAGAGAAGCTGAAAAAGAAGTTGTTATCATGGTGTACTGTACGGTAAACAAAAGTACCAAAACCTAA
- a CDS encoding 4-hydroxyphenylacetate 3-hydroxylase family protein, with protein sequence MRTGKQYLEALRDNRCVYMNGEKVDDVTTHPAFKGISETLAKLYDFSNDENNDMTYITEDGTTANKIFMIPRSREDLAIRREAITKWAETTYGMVGRSPDHVASFLAGFSSWGEIFEKEERNYRENVDNFYKYVRDNDLYLSYAIIPPQIDRSKSSHELDEKFLAMGVYEEREDGIVIRGSQMLGTAAAVADYMFISCITPLRPGDEDYAVSFAVPCNAPGLKFYTRPSYAMGKSSTYDYPLSTQYDESDALLVFDDVFIPWDQVFVYKDIDLARSQFFESPAHVLGNTQAQTRLMTKLKFIIGLAKKITEMNGVAKLPPVQEKLGELATLVATTEGLLLAAEYNCEIDKNGVARPHPRYLYGAMGQQNTLYPKVIQIVRELVGGGVLQVPSSFHELVNDETKGDVEKYIRSSSVDAVEKVKLYKLAWDIIGTEFGGRHLQYELFYGGAPFVVKGYAYRNYGFNEAEALVDNCLQSYGLPVAELNK encoded by the coding sequence ATGAGAACTGGAAAACAGTACTTAGAGGCGTTAAGAGATAATCGTTGTGTTTATATGAATGGAGAAAAAGTAGATGATGTTACGACACATCCAGCATTCAAAGGAATCAGTGAAACGTTGGCTAAGCTATACGATTTTTCTAATGACGAAAATAATGACATGACATATATAACTGAGGACGGGACGACTGCTAATAAGATTTTCATGATCCCTCGTTCAAGAGAAGACTTAGCCATTCGTCGTGAAGCCATTACAAAATGGGCGGAAACGACTTATGGCATGGTTGGTAGAAGCCCAGACCATGTAGCAAGCTTCCTTGCAGGATTTTCAAGCTGGGGAGAAATTTTTGAAAAAGAAGAAAGAAACTACCGTGAAAACGTTGATAATTTTTATAAATACGTAAGAGATAATGACTTGTACTTATCTTATGCTATCATCCCACCGCAAATTGACCGAAGTAAATCGAGTCATGAGTTAGATGAAAAATTCTTAGCAATGGGAGTCTATGAGGAAAGAGAAGACGGCATTGTTATTCGGGGCTCGCAAATGCTAGGAACGGCCGCAGCAGTAGCAGATTATATGTTTATCAGCTGTATCACACCACTTCGACCTGGTGATGAGGACTATGCTGTATCATTTGCCGTCCCTTGTAATGCGCCAGGGTTAAAGTTTTATACTAGACCAAGTTATGCAATGGGCAAATCTAGTACTTACGATTATCCTTTGTCTACGCAATATGATGAAAGTGATGCTTTATTAGTGTTTGATGATGTCTTTATTCCTTGGGATCAAGTATTTGTCTATAAAGATATTGACCTAGCACGTTCTCAGTTTTTTGAAAGTCCAGCTCATGTTTTGGGAAATACACAAGCTCAAACTCGTTTAATGACGAAGCTAAAATTCATTATTGGGTTGGCTAAGAAAATTACCGAGATGAATGGAGTTGCTAAACTCCCACCGGTCCAAGAAAAATTAGGTGAATTGGCCACATTAGTAGCAACTACGGAAGGCTTACTTCTTGCAGCTGAATACAATTGTGAGATTGATAAAAATGGAGTGGCAAGGCCACATCCACGTTACTTATATGGAGCGATGGGACAACAAAATACGCTGTATCCAAAGGTGATTCAAATTGTCAGAGAATTAGTGGGTGGAGGCGTATTACAAGTACCGTCATCCTTCCATGAATTAGTAAATGATGAAACAAAAGGAGACGTTGAGAAATACATTCGTTCTTCATCTGTAGATGCGGTTGAAAAAGTAAAATTATATAAACTAGCTTGGGATATTATCGGAACAGAATTTGGCGGAAGACATTTACAATATGAATTATTCTATGGTGGTGCACCATTTGTAGTAAAAGGCTATGCCTACAGAAACTATGGCTTTAACGAAGCGGAAGCGTTAGTAGATAATTGCTTACAAAGCTATGGCTTACCAGTTGCAGAACTTAATAAATAG
- a CDS encoding cupin, whose product MAAKPELEFLDYKKFESQPIEPVKGLSQRIIAKIPGSEVATRILEFEPGTDTSPNGVQIHDFWEELYIIEGSIIDLELDEEFTSGMVACRPPGMRHGPWKAPNGCKIYEVRYYAK is encoded by the coding sequence ATGGCAGCAAAACCAGAATTGGAATTTTTGGACTATAAAAAATTTGAGTCACAACCGATTGAGCCAGTAAAAGGATTATCACAAAGAATCATCGCGAAAATTCCAGGCTCAGAAGTAGCAACAAGAATTTTAGAATTTGAACCAGGGACAGATACGTCACCAAATGGTGTGCAAATTCACGATTTTTGGGAAGAACTTTACATTATCGAAGGGTCCATTATTGACTTGGAACTCGATGAAGAGTTTACAAGTGGGATGGTAGCTTGCAGACCACCAGGAATGAGACATGGCCCATGGAAAGCACCAAATGGATGTAAAATATATGAAGTTCGATATTACGCGAAGTAA
- a CDS encoding SEC-C metal-binding domain-containing protein: protein MIKISRNDVCPCGSGKKYKKCCGGNNVVSVGHLLDKEIEAVQEDIIHYAMSNYEAVIGEYIEESYDKFDLPDEAMDIFHFFSLLWVITSVEIANGKTILVEYIERNLYKHKRQKTKEIVRSWTKAKPSISIIVDNDQNNYIRLKDFFTSETMTVKAPDEESDFRIGGLMLSIILPEGNTRRFFIHGMDLPPERTEKMSVKILNLYKESGMEATEFVANHYLELISLFIFGEVEFGAEELEWNTPAQLEVAKQLEEEILDYWQEEMVSLGLVLWKKFCDRKNPRIQKPVLYVVGMIYLLDKLVPFGNMLTQTELAEEFKISSSSVSTKYKELENVLWEDIMELQQNLLDFDREDLVDEDEMFEQGGIFEDDFLSSKMSLEREMAKVTQLIQDKDLDSIEEVNAFLTEYLDGGSTRPNSNLSNKDKAQDLIYEAYEAKGMKRKRLAEQTLKLYPNSPDAYNILAMYEDDPEELFFEGMKAGEKELGKAYFNENKGHFWGLVETRPYMRIKLNYACYLLDTGRGEKAIKHFKELLELNPNDNQGVRFELFVTYVEEKMYEEAKGLLEEYKDTLSASATYNRALIEYLQNGPTKRAKQLLNRAKESNPYVIDYLSMKKRLPAAIPNAYSLGDENEAIIYADQHLHLWHEAEEIIEWLTRK from the coding sequence ATGATAAAGATTAGTAGGAATGATGTGTGTCCTTGTGGTAGTGGGAAAAAATACAAAAAATGTTGTGGTGGAAACAATGTTGTCTCGGTTGGTCATTTACTAGATAAAGAAATAGAAGCAGTTCAGGAAGACATAATACATTATGCTATGAGTAATTATGAAGCTGTCATAGGAGAGTATATTGAAGAAAGCTATGACAAGTTTGATTTGCCTGATGAAGCAATGGATATCTTTCACTTCTTCTCCCTATTGTGGGTTATTACTTCAGTGGAAATTGCAAATGGAAAAACGATTTTAGTAGAGTACATCGAACGTAATTTGTATAAACATAAAAGGCAAAAAACAAAGGAAATTGTTCGATCATGGACAAAGGCCAAACCTTCAATCTCGATTATTGTTGATAATGACCAAAATAATTATATTCGTTTAAAAGATTTTTTTACTAGTGAGACCATGACGGTAAAAGCACCAGACGAAGAAAGTGACTTCCGTATTGGCGGACTCATGTTAAGTATTATCTTACCTGAAGGCAATACGAGGAGGTTCTTTATCCATGGAATGGATTTACCACCTGAAAGAACAGAAAAAATGTCTGTAAAAATCCTGAACTTATATAAAGAAAGCGGCATGGAAGCAACTGAATTTGTAGCGAACCATTACTTAGAATTGATTAGTCTTTTTATTTTTGGAGAAGTTGAATTTGGTGCAGAAGAGCTTGAATGGAATACACCTGCTCAGTTAGAAGTGGCAAAACAATTAGAAGAAGAGATATTGGATTATTGGCAAGAAGAAATGGTTAGTCTTGGACTTGTTTTATGGAAAAAGTTTTGTGACAGAAAAAATCCAAGAATTCAAAAACCAGTTCTGTATGTAGTGGGGATGATTTATTTACTAGATAAGTTAGTGCCGTTTGGAAATATGCTCACACAAACCGAGTTAGCAGAGGAATTTAAGATTTCTAGCAGCAGTGTTTCGACAAAGTATAAAGAATTAGAGAATGTACTTTGGGAAGATATTATGGAATTACAACAAAATCTTCTCGATTTTGATAGAGAAGATCTAGTTGATGAAGACGAGATGTTCGAGCAAGGGGGGATCTTTGAAGATGATTTCTTAAGTTCCAAAATGTCATTAGAACGTGAGATGGCTAAAGTCACTCAACTAATACAGGATAAGGACTTGGATTCGATAGAAGAAGTGAACGCATTTTTAACGGAATATTTGGACGGTGGCAGCACCCGACCTAATAGCAATCTCTCCAACAAAGATAAAGCACAAGACTTAATATACGAAGCCTATGAAGCAAAGGGAATGAAGCGAAAAAGGCTTGCAGAGCAGACGTTGAAGTTATATCCAAATAGTCCTGATGCGTACAATATTTTAGCTATGTATGAAGATGATCCAGAAGAACTCTTTTTCGAGGGAATGAAAGCTGGGGAGAAAGAGTTAGGAAAAGCGTATTTCAATGAAAATAAAGGACACTTTTGGGGTCTAGTTGAAACTCGTCCATATATGCGAATAAAGTTGAATTATGCTTGCTATTTACTAGATACTGGTCGTGGGGAAAAAGCGATTAAACATTTCAAAGAATTACTCGAACTAAATCCAAATGATAATCAAGGTGTTCGTTTTGAGTTATTTGTTACATATGTAGAAGAGAAAATGTATGAAGAAGCGAAAGGCTTACTCGAAGAATATAAAGATACGTTATCGGCGAGTGCTACTTATAATCGTGCGTTGATCGAGTATTTACAAAATGGTCCGACCAAAAGAGCAAAGCAATTACTAAATAGGGCAAAAGAAAGTAACCCCTATGTGATCGACTATTTATCTATGAAGAAACGGTTACCTGCCGCTATTCCTAATGCCTATAGTCTAGGTGATGAGAATGAGGCAATCATTTATGCAGATCAACATTTACACCTATGGCATGAGGCTGAGGAGATCATTGAATGGTTAACTCGTAAATGA
- a CDS encoding nucleotidyltransferase family protein, with amino-acid sequence MMFGLLERDINYIIKGLCKFTEIDQAKIFGSRALGNYKSGSDVDIALLGQEITDRTIDELSELLNEVYPLPYFFDILHYSALNNQKLKEHIDTVGIEFYRRNS; translated from the coding sequence ATGATGTTTGGATTGTTAGAAAGGGACATTAATTATATCATTAAAGGATTATGTAAATTTACTGAAATCGACCAAGCTAAAATTTTTGGAAGCCGCGCTTTAGGTAACTACAAAAGTGGATCAGATGTTGATATAGCATTATTAGGACAAGAAATAACGGATAGAACGATAGATGAATTAAGTGAATTGCTGAATGAAGTATACCCACTTCCTTATTTTTTTGATATTCTACACTACTCAGCCTTAAACAATCAAAAACTTAAGGAACATATAGATACTGTAGGAATTGAATTTTACCGACGAAATTCGTAA
- a CDS encoding cupin: protein MAVKPELEFLDYKTFELKPFTNVKGLSERIIAQVPGTSVATRILEFEPGTDTSPNGVQIHDFWEELYIIEGSIIDLELDEEFTSGMVACRPPGMRHGPWKAPNGCKIFEVRYYSK from the coding sequence ATGGCAGTCAAACCAGAATTGGAATTTTTAGATTATAAAACGTTTGAGTTAAAGCCATTTACGAATGTAAAGGGATTGTCTGAGAGAATCATAGCGCAGGTGCCAGGCACCAGTGTAGCAACAAGAATTTTAGAATTTGAACCAGGGACAGATACGTCACCAAATGGTGTGCAAATTCACGATTTTTGGGAAGAACTTTACATTATCGAAGGGTCCATTATTGACTTGGAACTCGATGAAGAGTTTACAAGTGGGATGGTAGCTTGCAGACCACCAGGGATGAGACATGGACCGTGGAAAGCACCAAATGGATGTAAAATATTTGAAGTTCGTTATTACTCAAAATAG